The Arvicola amphibius chromosome 4, mArvAmp1.2, whole genome shotgun sequence genome includes the window GTGTGGGGCTTTAAGCTGACCAGAGCACAGCCCTGCCCCCTGGCTCTGTGCTTGTGCACGTTTGCACATTTTGTTGAGTACAGTTTCATATTTGAGTTTGCAGAATTATCTAATAGTCTTTTTTGgctaatatttttataatgtggTTCTTATTTAACTGTCTAGTTTTGATAGAATTGACCAAGTCTGGCTGAATTAAGGTCTTGGCACATATTATTTTAGTGGTCTAATTTCTCTTATTTATGGTTTTAACTgtaagaaaactttaaaagaagagATATTTGGATGACAAAAATATGCCTTATGGAAAACTAAGCAAATtctttataggaaaaaaattcagaatttgattacacagaaagaattttattaaaacaaaacaaaaacttccaaCAGTAACAAAAACCTGCAGCCTCCAgttgcctttttcctttcttcagctcTTTTGATGAATTACCAAATCAGTTGATCCTTCAGCCTTTTGCCTAGATCCTGAGAGGCTTTTTTGCTACTAGTATATTGACATCTTaatgttaaaaggaaaaacaaacacgCATGATTGTGACTTGCCAGTTTTTATCGACTACTTCCTTTCTTTGTACCTGGCGCACAGGGATTGCCAGGAACTTCTGTTTACTGCACACCAGAAGTGTGGCTGGCTGCCCCATCATCATGCTCAGGTTAATGAGATTGTGTGAAAATGGGGGTGGCTGTGCACTTCTGGGCTCATAGGTCACCAGGGATGGTCCCTAAGCTGAGTTAGAACAGAGACTGACTTTGATGTGTGCTGCCAGCTCCACTCAGACTGTTGACCAGGAAGTGATCCTATCTTACGTTGGAGATGAAAAAGAATGTTCACGTGGTGTCCGTTTCTAACAGACGCGCACGGATGCTGTATTCTCTGCCGACCTCCCGATTCCTCACTCTACTCACTGCTAAGGAAAGTGTTAAATCCCGAATTAGAGACCACAGACTTGCTTTTCCTCAGAGAAAGGATCGCCCCTTTTTGGTCCTGGCAGTTGTGTGGCTGGCCTTTCTGCCCTGTCTCACTATATGAGCTTCTTACTTCAAGGGTGCCCAACCCCGTGCCAGCCCCTCTGTATCCAGGGAAAgttttggttctcagcatctacatggttGACTGAGTGGTTCCTGCTTGAGGAGGACTGCACTCAAGCCCCTCCTGAGTCTGAGAGCCCACATGCTGCTCCTAGGCCCCGCAGACCAAGGTCCCTTCCTAATTACATGCTCTTCCCAGGACTAGGGGCCTACGGGTGGGCTTGGGCTCTGCTGTTCAGGAAGGCTGATGACTGGGCTCCTGCTTGGGAGAGGCGGAGACTTCACGGGACAGGGGAGACAGGGCAGTGTTTCAGATGGCACTTTCTTTGGATCGGATATGCCAGGTCCATATCTGCCTGCTGAGGGCCAGTGATTCTGCTGCAGAAGATGAGAGTCCTTCTGACTGAGGCCCCACCCCAATAGCCACTGGGTTCCCTCCTCCCACAGGATATCCAGCGCATGTCCCTGTTACCCACTGCACTGATCATGAAGCCACTGGCCACTGCCATGTGTGTTGCACACGTGCTACCATGCCCTTCCTGATGGACACCATAAGGAAGTTATCCAGCTGTTCCTCAGTCCCGGGGCTGGTGGTTGGTTTTGGATTTGTGTTGACTGTTGATACTTATTTactgtataaatataatttatcatttGTATCATGATGTGGTTTCTGGCTGTGTCCTTTTCCTATCCTGTCTTTATCCATCGAATGTGACAAGATGGCAGAACTGGCTAGGGACGCAGCTTGGTCTGCGGTCAGGCCACCACCCTTACCTAGTGCCTGAGCCTCAGGTCGGCTATTGGTGGACAGCCTGTCTGAAGGCTGTGCTAGGCAAACATTGGCCCAAGTCCATTGCACAGGTGGCTTTCAGTTCTGAGGCCAGCTCTCGGTGTGCTTCAGTGATTTCCCAGTCACTCCTGTCCTAGGTTATTTTTACTctgttgaaacaccatgaccaaaaagcaactcgGGGtttgaaagggtttatttggtttatgcttccacattaagttaaaaaaaataaaaaggaaaggaaaggacatgatTACTTCTGggtatggtggaggaggaagTTTATTATAGACATGTGGGAGAGcatgggcagaggcagggacatctggcagagtccagagtggacatgaccagggaaggaatgggagagagGGGAATCCAGTCAGGAGGCCAAAGGTACAAGAGGAGGagggtaaccaaaatgtctggattatttgggcaagagcctctgggggaaagGCAGCCCACCCCTGGGGCTGGCGACTTCAGGGTAGAGGATGGGGTATTCTATAATCCATACCCTGTAACTGATagagactgagggatgctgggagaacctggcagccaggtctgctttgatatgttaaataggcacctctgCCTTTTCTCCTGGGTTTGAAATTTAGCACACATCACTTACTGTTGATTAATCTCACCCTCACCgtcagggtctcactttgtagccctggccatcctgcaactctgtagaccaaactgacctcaaaagaaatcagacctgcctgcctctgccttccaagtgttgggccCCGCGTTCACAGTTCATTATTAAAGGAAGTCCtagtaggaacctggaggcaggagctactGCAGAAGTCATAGAGGAGCATTGTTTACCGGCTTGCTTAGCCTCTtctcttatagagcccaggactaGCAACCCAAGGATGGTACCGCCCATAGTGAGCTGAGCCCTCCCTCATctgtcactaattaagaaaatgtcctacagcccCGCCCACAGCCTGAACTCATGAagacactccccaccccaccccacccgcgTCGAGGCCTCCTCACAAGTCTCATGTCAGAtggacacaaaaccagccagcataCTTTATTTCACATCTCTCCCCAGAAATGCTGTGTCTTAGAAGCTTCCATCTGCCAGTGCCCCGCATAGTAGGGAACAGGCTTGGTTAGCAGGTTCCTGGTTATTGTTAGAGCTGGTCCTGTGGGCACCAAGGCCTGTTTTACCTCTCAGAACAAGAGGTTGTGTAGGCCTTTTGTGTATTCAGCCAAGAATCTAAGGCTTATGGGGCCAGAGTCTTCTCCATTAAGGCAGGCTTCCTGCACAGGGTGAGGGACGCTGCTGTTAATGAGTAGTAGTGTGGGAGGAGCTGAACACAGCACTAGGCCCAGGAGGCCGCCCAGCACAGGAGGGGCCTAGGATGCCCCTCTTCTGAGCAGTTAGGAGCCAGCCCTCTGCTGCCAGCTGGGACTTGTGCTGGGTCCTGTGGTGGTATACCGGCTGGTTTCCCGTCAACTTAGACGAAGGTTGAGAGTCACTGGGAGAGCAGGGAGcttcaagtgagaaaatgcctccatatgaCTGGGCGTTAGGCAGGCctgtaggggcattttcttgtttgGTAATCGGTAGGTGAGGTCCACCtttgggtagtgccatccctgggctggtggtcttgggtgctgtaataaagcaggctgagcaagccagtaagcagcacccctctatgacctctgctcccaggttcctgcccagacttctttcaatgatggactgtgatgtagaATTCTAAGCTCTTTGTTTTTGTCAGTTCCATGGACACATATTGCTTCTCACCTCATGGCCACCCCCACCtctgaaacagggcttctctgtgggaCAGCCCTGAGAGTCCTGAACttagtctgtagaccagactggccttgaacttagatctgcctgcctctgcctctcaaatgctggggttaaaggtgagtGCTATCACAGGCagcttttcatttgttctttgctACATGACTaggcttttattgtttaattttcagttttttgagtttAGAGTTCTCTTactaatctttttttaattgtgtatgagtatttttgaatgtgtgtctgttatgtgcatgtgtgctacctttggaggccagaagatggcgttAGATTACCGCAGACCGCAGTTGctgacagctgtgagccacaggaatcaaatcctggtcctctagaagatcagccagtgctctctgctgagctgtctccccagtcctTTCCTGATTTTATGATgctatttttttagttttctttgttcctgtttATTTCTGCGTTTGCCACTGGCTTGTGCTCCCCCAAATGTTGCTTTTCTGggacatcctcccctcctcccacagagCTGTTGGTTCAGCCACAGATCCTCCCTTGAGCTCTGTCAGTGGCTCTTTGCTGTGTGTTCTGCACTCTCCTACCACCCTAGTGGTAGTCTGTACCATAGACAGTAATTTCTAGTTTTTAATCACAGCATAAACTCATTCCTTGTAACAGTTTCTGGGTCAAGTGTGTATGCAGGAATAAGTTCCCTGCATCCATAATAAAATCctcccgcaaaaaaaaaaaaaaaaaaaatgcccagcaGGGATGTCCTTGCAGCACCCCTTCTGACTAGAACCTAACACCAGATGGTTCCCTCATCACGCTTCCTTCAGCGTGGGCTTCTAAGGGCTTCATGGACAAGAGCAAGGGCCACTCTGGAGGTTCCTATATGGTGGACAACCTTGCAGCATTTTGTAAGCATCCCAGTGGGACACAAGAAGCCTACGAGATGTAGTCTACTAGTTTGACCATGAAAAAGTGAACAGTCTGTAAACACAACTGTGTGACAGTGGAGGGTAAACATGGGTTTCATATCTTAAGAGTCACATGTCACCGGGTGGAGATGGTGCACACTTTGAATTTTagcatatgggaggcagaggaaggcacatctcttgagttcaaggccagcctaatctacagagcaagttccagggcagccaaagctacacaaacactgtcatggggaaaacaaaacaaaaacaacagaaaaacgaAAAGGTCTCGTGGCTGGCACCCACCTACATTTTAGACACACTCTAGCCATTGACCTCCAAAGTCTTCCACTGCATGGTCTCTCATCTTGACTGGCAGGCACGCCAGAGGCTCTGAAGTGAAGGTACCTTTCTGTGCCTTGATTGGGGTTGGGTTGTGCATTCATTGAAACTGATCATACAGCACAgatttgtgtgtattttgttggATGTAAACGTTCACTTGAAAGATGAATAGTACAGAACTCTGGCTAATAATATGCATGCTGCAACCCACAGCTTGTGACCTGCTAAGCACAGGTGGACTGGAGAGGACAGATGGACCAATGGAAAATGCAAGTACAGTCTCTGTTCTTTGGTGTCCTGGGTGGCTAGAACCCTACTAGGGCACCAAAATGTGAGGCCTTGTATAAATGGTGTAATATTTGCATAGTGCTTACTCCATGAAGATGTGACTCCTGTACTTAAAGTCATCTGTAGATGGCTGGTAATAccaaacacaatgaaaataacacaattGCTATGATCAAGGGGTGGGGACAAGAAGAGTCTACACATTTCTGTAAATGTTTGGTTTTTGGCCCTGGAACCTTGGTTTGTGGGACCTGCAGATATTGAATCCTGACCGCAGGAAAATGTCTGTAATTTTTAGATGGTAGGTTTGTTATTCATTGTAAAGTCATTTCAACTTTTCTGTGGTTAGCTTCATAGTGTTGAAGAAAGGGGTATTTGCCCATTATGTTAAAGCTTTTGGCAGATGAAACCATGGTATCTGAGGCCTGAGATGGACTGCAAAGGGACAGTACTTTGGAGGTGGGAAAAGGCTAAGTGGCATGGGTGTCGGGCAAGAGACCTGCAAATGAAATAGGGTTAGATGCAGAGGACATATTAGGGGCTCCTGAACCAAGAGCTTAGTGACGGCTGAAACCAGTGAGCTTGAGGAAGGGACTGCTCATCGTGGATGTGACAGTGGGGAAAAGACAGTGTGATATGGCCTCTGCATCTCCAGGGTAAGAGGAGGCACTTGAGATGGGGAGTATAGGTGTGCTGATGGTCTAAAGATAGGTGGGCATGTGGGAGTGGCCTGAGGAACACTCAGGAACTTTGGGCAGAGTGAGGTCCCCAGGGTATGATGGTGGATTAAGAGATCACTATGGCAGATGAGATTCTGCTGAGCTAGTATAAAGGAACACAGAAGGTGGAGTATGTACAAAGGACACCCATGAGTGCTAATGGGCAGACAGGACACTGGGGCTGCAGGCCCTGGATGGCAAAAAGGCAGCCACATGAGGGAGGTACCGGTCTGAGAGAGATGCTTGGGTGATGCAGTTGTCAACATCCCCGCAAGTACGGAGGCTATGTATGGAAAAGGCTACCCACAAGAACAGCTGGAGGAAACTGAATATCAAGAGCAAACTCTTGGTGTGGGTTGCTGGCTTAGACCTAGGGAAGCAGTCTGGAAGTGGTGATGTGCAAAGAAACAAATGCTATCTGGAGAGCTGAAGTGGACCCTGTAGGAGAGGATGGAGCTACAGAGACAGGGCTGCttcagaaggcaggaggagcttgCCGTTCAGGGAACTTTGCTGACAGATCAAAAGTTCCAAAAGCCCAGCTGAGGGGTGTGTGGGTCTGAAAGGCAGTCTGGCCCAGGTGGGCTCTTGGAGCATATAACTCAGATGTGTAGGAGTGTGACTGGTGGTTTGAAGACATGGTGAAAGCCTTGTTCAGCGTGTCTGCTGGACAGCAGAGGCCAGATGCAGCAGCCTCAGTACATGCTAGGTCTCCATTGCATGCATGGGGAAACTGGAGGCCCAGTTGCTCTCCCACAGATACCAGGGTGCTGGGCTGTGGGTGCTGCCAGAAAGTTGCGCTGATGGCACAGCCTCCTGCCTGGGATGCTTCTTGCCCTAGCAAGATGTTTCCTCAGGCTTCTCGCAGTGCACTACAGTTGGGTGACATGGGAGATATAAAGGGAAGATGGAAGGCAGGTGCCCCAGGATACTTCTTGTAGATTATGCTAACAGTATTGTGGACAGCCATAGTGCCAGCCATGAAGCAAGAGACTTAACTTCCTGATGTGAAAGAAGACACGTCTTAGAGATGAGTATTGAGGACCTCGGGAGGGTCTCAGCTCTGAAAAGTCAGTTAGCAATCCTGGGGAGGCTGACTCCTCACTCCAGCATGGCATTGCATCCTTCTGGGAGGTTGAGCCCCAGGCCTGTTCCTGTAGGGGAGGTGCTaatgaagaaagcaagaaatcCAGGCCCCAGAATTTCTGAAAAAATGTGAAACTTTATTCTAGAAAACTATCTTCAGCTCTCCAACTTCCCAGTTAGGCTGCTTGAGTCCTTGATTATCTGTGGGCTGTGGGGTCCCCAGGCCACAGTGGTGGACAGAAAGGCTGATGCTTTCATTGTGGGTTGCCCTGTGGCAGGCTGGGACCCAGTATtccttgtgtgtgcacaggccCAGTGTCATAGCCCAGCTTCTTCATGTCCTTGGTTACCACATTGAAGAGGAGGGTGACAAATCCCTGCGAGCGGACACGGGTCACTGGAGACATGAGGTTAGCATTAGCCGGGTTTGTCAGGGATGGATCTAGCAAACTACCTGCTGAAGCCCTTGTGTAGGAGGTATTCTAGAAAATTCTTTAGGTGGCTTGTATATTGCCAGGTTCCAGTTGTCTGACAGCTCCCTGGCTTTCACCCATCACCTCATTCCTTCAGCTAGGATTGGAAACATCAGTTTTACCTTCTCGGCCTTCACCCTGGGCCACCACCTTGGGGTCTGTGTACTCTGGCCGCCGTCCCATGAACCAGCTGAGGACACAGGAAAACACCAGTGAGGAACACTTGGAAGTTGCTGGCCTTAGACACTGAGTAGGAGTGCTCCTGGCATCCTCTAAGTGTAGGACAACCTTTTGCCTATCTGGAGGCCAGGTAGGGTGCCAGATGTCCCATTTGGGTCTATGGCCAACAGTCCTGGCAGGGCTTCTGCCAGGTGCTCCAGGAAGTGTCCAGCCCGCCCAGGCAAGTCCTGTGGGTTTGCATCACCAAGCACAACCCCATgggcacccccccaaaaaaagcagaTGGGtcaggagaggagaagcaggacaATGTGACCCTTAGCCTCCTCGGGAGAGAACCCAGTTTCAAGAAGTGCCAGACTCACCTCCCCAAACTGCCTCGTATGGGATTCAGAACAAGTCCCACCCTGTCACTGAACCTGTTTGTCTACAGTAAGAGATAATCACACCTACCTCATGGGACAAAAGAAGCGTAGGCACCCTGTCAGCTACCACAGAACGTTACCCTTGGGAGGATCTGGTCTTGGAAGGCTCTGGGTAACAAGTTACCTGACATTTAAAGTCTTAGCTAGCTAGGGGTATCATTTAGTCCCCCAGGCTCTGGCTGGCAAACTCAGAAGCACTTTCTACGAATGTCTAGTAACCCACATAGGGCACAATCCCACTGCACCCCGACTTCAGATCTTGGGCCCACTCAGGCCTCTGAGGCACATCGACAGGATGTACAGGCCCAGGATTAGCCGAAGCACAGCAACCAGGACCAACTCAGACTTTGTGGGACCAGTCCACCAGCATTCCTGGTTGCCTGTGGAGGTAGGGTTCTGTCTTTTCCCTGGGCACTTTGCAGCAGGCTTGAAAGGTAATCATGACTACACATCCACCACCCATAACTATGCTGAGGGCATGGCTGGATCCCTGGGCTCCCAGGCTAGACCTCAGCAGCCCTATTGGACTGCTGGGCAGGGCAGGGGGTCCTGAGGGAACAGCAGTACGCACTGCTATTCAGATAAGGGGCGGGGGCAGGGAGCATGGGTGAGGAAACCAGGGTCCCTGGAGTTCCAGAAGACACTGgccgtgtgcgtgtgtatatatacacctCTTCCTGCTTTCCCATCGGAGCAAAGCTCTAACTATTCACCTCAGTACTGAGGAGTCTCAGAGAGAATCCCTGGCAATAAAGGCACATCCTACCCTCGCTGGGTCCCAGTTCTCTTCTAATCTACATTTGGTTTTCTCATCTGAGAAGAGGCAGACTGTTCAGGGAGAATATTCCAGGCAAGGGCTAAGGCAGAGCAGAACCTAGTGGGCTCAAAAAATCCAAGGCCAGGCAAATGGGAAGCAAGAAAGAGGCTGGCATCCTGGCTCAAGTGACTCCTCAATGAAGAGGGTGTGCCAAGGCAGCTTCCAGCAGCGACACCACCTTATGGGCTTTGCAAAgactggggtggagggaggggctaCAGTGGCTGAGTAACAGCTCTAAGGCTACTGGGCAGGGACTGAAGACATTGGGAAGGTGGCCTTATTTGTGAGGAGGGTCTATGTGGGAGTTACTAAGATTGCTGCAAGGTGGGGATTATCCTGGGTTATCCAGGCAGGCATAGGCAAGGTGCTGCCAGTCGGTCCTCCTACAGCCCAGAACCATTTTTTCAGACCTCTCAAAAATGGGTCCAGGCCTCTTCTCCAGGGCTATAGGACTCTGGCCAGGTCCCCCCCTCTGTCTGATGCTAGCTTACAAGAGGCTGCTCACTGGCTGCTGCCTAGGAACCCAGGGGCCCTTCACTTGCCTTTCATCCTTGTCAGCCTAGCGGGGAGCAGAGGTGACAGGCAGCTGGCTGGGCTAGCAGGCCCTTCAAACCCCTACTTGGATGTGGCAAAGGCCTTCCCTCTGGGCCATCTCCAAGGCTCTTGTTCTGTTCTCTGGGACCTTCTTGATGCTGTGTCCTGGCTCCTCCCTGTACCCTTACCCCCCATCCCCAATCCCTCACACTTGCTGGCAGCAGCACCTTTCTAACTGCTCCTAACTCTTTAGTTCTCCTGAGGGACTGCAAGAGCTCTCAGGGCCCGGGTATGGAACATGGCTCCCAGGTTCTTCATGGCTGCTGCTTGACTCTGCTCTTGTTCTTACTTAAAGCGGCTTCCCAGGGGTACCCATGAGGAGTTTGCCTCATGCTGCTGCAGCCTGACAAACATGTCCATGTGACAAAGACAGACAGGGCACAGAAGAGAGCCTCAGAGCCTTAAGCTGCCAGAAAGTGGCCAAGGAAGCCCAAGGATTTGGCAGTGCCCCTGCCTACATTCACGTTTCCATCTGTCTCTAGGTGCTGCCTGTGAAGACCTGGGCGGTTTCCAGGTCCTGGGAGGGTGGAAGGTGCTGGCCAATTGGTTACCCATTAGCTCAACAGCAGCAAGGCTGCAAGTGGAAGACCCACCTTGTGAACTTCTGCAGAGTAGACGTAGAATCCGGCACAAACATGGGGATGGTCCTCTTGTGCCTGAAACATATGTTTTCACACAGATGTGCTGAGGAACAGTCCTGGCCCTGTGGAAACCTTCACAGGCCAGGGTGCATGCCTGTACGGATGAAGGTGTGTGGCTGTACACAGGATCTGTTCTTTCTACGCCCACCTCCAACCCTCTCCAGTAGCACAGGCATCCCACCTACGTGTGTCTCTTCCCGGGTGCAGACTATACCCAGGCCACTTGGACCCCTGAATATATCTTGCCCAAGTCCAAGGAAGGGCAGTGACCAGAAAGCCTAAAAGTGCTGTCCCCAGGGTTTGCCTGCCCAATAAGGGGCAGACTGGGCACCTACCGTCCAGGAGAGAAAGGTACATGCACCACTCCGTAGCCTCGGACCACATCGTTCCCAAACACGTCTGGTCCATACACACTGAGCACGATCTGTGGCCCTTGGGAAGGACAAGGTTGGCATGTGGGGAAACGGCTGAGGTATGGAGCAGGGACTCAGGATGCTGGCCAAGGCCCTGGGAACCCTGTCCACACCCAGGGCTTCTGTCCTGCTACTTTCTGGGCCTCTGCTGGTGCCCTGGAAGCACTCTCCATACCTCTGCTCATAGCTGGGGAGAGCCAAGACACTGGGTAGACACAGGAAGCCCTTTGGAGGCTCCGTGCCAATCCTGGggccctgctttcttcctttctgatggATATAGTCTTCCCAAACTAGGACACTGTGGGAGGGGCTTGTTCTGAAAGTTCTGAGAGCCTTCCAGGTATTTCTTCTTAACATACTGATGTTTACATATGCTTCCTCATCACCTGCAGCCAGGGCAGCCAGGCCTCCACCTCCTAGGTGTCTGACCTCTAGGCAGAGCAGATTGCTGCAACTCCAGATTGATGGGAGGCCTAGAAGCTGGCTCTGTGGTTACTGCTGAATGGCCTCAGACAAGTTTCCCAACTTTTTTGCCCTCAGCTTTCTTGTGTCTAAAAGCTTTGGAATAGTACCAGACATGAGGTACTCAGTAAAGGGTAATTAAATCTGTGTCCTTCCCACTACTACTATGCCACCAAAAGTAACCTGTGAGTTACTCGGTTCATATATAGTGGTTTGTCCATTCTCAACACCAAATAACTGATCACCACAGCTGTACCGCAGTCAGCTGTGAGGAGTGAGAGCCCCTGGGCTGCTGCTCCTTGAAGAACAACTACATACAGACTCTTGACACACTCGTGTACCCATCCCTGAGCACACTGCTGGGTGTGTGCTCAGGAAGGGACTCATGCAGACAGGTTCACATTACACTCCTCTCCACGGGAGCTTCCCCCAGCGGTGTTCTCTGAGCTGCTACCA containing:
- the B9d1 gene encoding B9 domain-containing protein 1, whose amino-acid sequence is MAAASPSVFLLMVNGQVESAQFPEYDDLYCKYCFVYGQDWAPTAGLEEGISQIASKSQDVRQALVWNFPIDVTFKSTNPYGWPQIVLSVYGPDVFGNDVVRGYGVVHVPFSPGRHKRTIPMFVPDSTSTLQKFTSWFMGRRPEYTDPKVVAQGEGREVTRVRSQGFVTLLFNVVTKDMKKLGYDTGPVHTQGILGPSLPQGNPQ